A window of Blastocatellia bacterium genomic DNA:
ACAATACCCGTCGGCAGATGCGTGATGCGGACGGCCGATTCGGTCTTGTTGACATGCTGTCCCCCGGCGCCGGAGGAACGAAAGGTCTCGATGCGCAAATCCTTCTCGTCTATCTCCACGACGACGTCATCCTCGATCTCGGGATAGACGAAGACCGAGGCGAAACTCGTCTCGCGGCTGTGGCCGATATTGAAGGGAGACAAGCGCACGAGGCGATGAACGCCCGATTCGGCGCTCAAGTAGCCGTAAGCGTAATCTCCCTCGACGCGGAAGGTGGCGGATTTGATGCCTGCTTCCTGTCCCGGCTGGAGATCGAGAAGTTCGGTTCGGTAGCCGTGTTTCTCCGCCCAGCGGAGGTAGAGCCGGAGCAGCATCTCCGCCCAATCCTGAGCATCCGTTCCACCGGCACCGGCTGTGATGGTGACGATGGCATTGCCGGCATCGTGGGGGCCCGACAGCAGCGTCTTCAGTTCCAGCTCCTCCACCTCGCGCGTCAAGCGGGCGAGCGATTCCTGGAGTTCCCGGAGGAAGGCCTCGTCCTCCTCGGCCAGTTCCAGGAGCACCTCCACGTCGCCGAGCTGACGCTCGAAACGCTCGATCGTCTCGATCTCTGATTCGAGGCGGCGGCGGGTTCGCAGCACCTGTTGCGCCCGCGCCGGGTCCGCCCAGAAATCCGGTTGAGCGATCACCGCTTCCAGGCGGGTCAGATGCTCTCGCTTCGCCGCGATGTCAAAGAAACCTCCTCAGCTCGTTCAGCCGAGCGGTGAGAGCCTCGTATTGCGTGCGAAATTCTTCGATCATTGGTTCACAAGCGCCTTTGTGTTTGAATCCGCCTATAGAGTAGCGTAAAATTGCCCGTTCTGCAACGACTTTTATCATCGAGGCGGGGAGCACGCCGAATGCATCAGCGCACCGTCACGCGTCCCTGGGAGCATCGCTCCTCACGGGCTCGCCTCGACCCGAGGAGAAAAACCACCCGCTTCCATCCCGATGGTGCTCCCGCGCGCCTCAGGAAGGATGATCCATGCGTCGAGCCATTTATCCGGGAACATTTGACCCTCTCACCAACGGCCATCTCGACCTCATTCATCGAGCCCTGAAGCTCTTCGATGAGGTCATCGTGGCCATCCTCAGAAATCCGGCGAAAACGCCACTGTTCACCGTTGACGAGCGAGTGGAGATCATCCGCCAGGTCCTCAATCCGCTGCCGATTCGCGTGGAAACCTTCGAGGGCCTGCTCGTTCACTACGCCCGACAGGTCGGAGCGACGGCCATCATCCGGGGAATTCGCGCCATCTCCGATTACGAGTACGAGTTCCAGATGGCGCTGATGAATCGTCGTCTTGATCCAACGATTGAAACGATCTTCATGATGCCCGCCGAACCCTATACCTTCGTCAGCTCGCGGCTGGTCAAAGAAGTCTGTGCTCTGGGCGGAGACATCAAGGGACTCGTTCCCCCACTGGTCGAGGAGCGCATGCGGCGCAAATTTTCCTCGTTGAGGGCCGAATTGGTGTAGCGGTCCTTTCCCGCTGTGGTGTTTCTCGGCGGTGGGGTTCACCTTTCGGAAAGAAGGAGAGCCGACACGATGAATGAGGGAATGACATCCGTTTCCACGACACGACGCGATCGAACACGATCGGGATTTCCCGCCGCGCAACGGGTTGCTCTCATGGAGGCCTCGTCAACGATGGCCGTCATGCAGGCAGCGGAGCGGCTTCGGGCTGCCGGTCAGGAGGTCATTGACCTCGGGGCCGGCGAGCCGGATTTCCCCACGCCAGAGAATATCAAGGAAGCGGCCCGCCGCGCGCTGGAGGAGAACTTCACCAAATACACTCCGGCGGCGGGGACGACCGAACTGCGACAAGCCATCGCCGAATTCTTCAACCGCACCTACGGTGCGGATTACACGCCCGCCAACGTCATCGTCACAGCCGGAGGCAAACAGATTCTCTTCAATGCCATCGTCACGCTCATCGAACCGGGTGACGACGTGCTCATTCCATCGCCTTACTGGGTGACGTTTCCTCAGACGGTGCTCTTTGCCGGCGGACGCCCCGTCTTCATCCCCACCGAGACGAACGACTTTCGCCTGACGGCCGAAATGGTCGAGCAAGCCATCACCCCGGCGACGAAATTACTCATCCTCAATTCGCCCAATAATCCCACCGGGCGCGTGATTCCGTTGCCGGAATTTCGTCGGATCGTCGAGACGGCGGTCGCCCGCGGGCTTTTTGTCATCTCCGACGAATGCTATCGGGAATTCGTCTATCCGCCGGTGACGCCTTCGTCGGCGGCGCTTCTGCCCGAGGAGGTGCGTCGGCGCGTCCTCATTGCGGGATCGTTCTCGAAAACATACGCCATGACCGGCTGGCGCATCGGCTATGGCCTCGCTTCGGAGGCGTGGGTGCGCGAGATGATCAAAGTTCAGAGCCATTCGACCTCGAATCCTTCGTCGCTGGCGCAAAAGGCAGCTCTGGAGGCGCTCACAGGCCCGCAGGATTCGGTAGCGCGAATGCTGGAGGAGTATCATCGTCGGCGCGATTTCCTCATCCCGGCACTCAATGAGATCCCGGGCATCTCCTGCAGTCTGCCGGAGGGAGCGTTCTACGCCTTCCCTGACGTCAGCCGGTTGATGGCCCGACGGGGACTGACGTCTTCCGATGAACTGGTCCGCCGGTTACTCGACGACTGCCATATTGCCCTCACTGCCGGATCGGCCTTTGGCATGGAGGGATATGTGAGAATCTCCTACGCCGCCTCGCTCGCGCAGCTCGAACGAGCGGTCGAGCGGCTCCGGGCATTTGCCGAGAAGTAGCGCACGCTTCCGAGCCTGCGAAAAAGCACAGGCGGGACGGCCTCGAGCCACTTTTCGGGGGGGGGGCGTCATGACCCCCGCATATCGCCCGGAAACGATGAAAAGTACCAGCGGATGGCGCTCCGCGAGAAGCTTTCATCCCTTTCATCCGCGGACGGAGATTTTCGCGTCATTCCGTGTGTTTCGCGGGCTATTTTCCACGGAGGCCGTATGGGTGCAATTCTCCGGTCAGAAAATGCCGCTCCGGATCACGGCCCAGGACGATGGGTGCGATCGGTTGCGATCCTGATCTTCCTCAACACCCTGGCTGCCGCGCCGGGATGGACAGTCGCCGCGTGGCAAATCCCGGTGCAACGGCCGAGGCCATCCCGGCCAGCGTCGGCCGCTTCTGCGAAAAACGCTCTCGAGGCCATCCGGCGCGTGCTCGATGAACAAGTCGCCGCCTGGAATCGGGGCGACCTCGACGGTTTCATGCGCGGCTACTGGAAATCCGATCATCTGACGTTTTTCTCCGATGGGACCGTGTTTCGCGGATGGCAGGCGACGCGAGAGCGATATCGCCGTACCTATCAGAGCGAGGGAAAGGAGATGGGTCAGCTCGAATTCTCCGACCTTCAGATCGAGCAGCTTGGGCCCCGGGCTGCCTCCGTCACCGGGCGCTTCCGGCTGCGAAGATCAACGGGAGAATCGCGCGGCCTTTTCACCCTGATCTTTCGTCAGACAGAAGAGGGCTGGAAGATCGTCCACGACCACACGAGCACCGCCCCCTGAGGCCCCGACACCCTTTTGCGCCTCGCTCATCCCGTGCCGGAAGATTCTCGCGGGAAGAGTTCCGACCGAGACGCTTGAACCGCGCGCGAGAATTCCTCACGGTTTCTGCGATGGAGTTCCTCGACATCATCCGGCTGACCGTGGAGCACCGTTTGTGCGTGAAGACATCCGGATGAGGCGCCCGGAAGCGGAGCGGCGCTTGGCCACGGTTATGGTTGCCTCAATGAGAGGAGAGCGTGTCTCCTGACCGCAGGATATTCGCTGCCCCGTGCCCGTGTGGAGCGTACAGTCTCCTGGTCTTGTTTGGCTAACGCCAATTGCAGACTGCGGCGGATTTCGGATTTACAAGTCCCAAAGCCAGTTATCCGCAATTCATCGGGGTTTTCAAAAGGCAATTGAAGCCCGGAAGAGGCGAGTGCAGTACGACCAAAACGATGGCAAGCGACGCCGACTCTCTCCGGCAATCGGGCTCAGGCCGCCGACTGGTGAGCGCTCTGATAGGCCCGGCGACACCGGTCGAGGACATCGGGCGGGAACGTGACGCGATAATTGAACTTGGCAACGAACGTGGGGACTTCCGTCACCTGTGCGCCGATTAGTTCGAGCGCCCGTGCCGCATGCTCCGGAGCGATTCCCTGACGACCGAGGGCGCCGAGCAACCGGGCAATAGGCATGTTGGGATAAATCTTCTTCCCTCGTGCGAGGTATTCGCCGATCGCCACCTCGGCTTTTGCGGCCAGCGTCGCTTCATTGGCACCGGCGGATTCCGGGGCCGATGCGAAAGTGAGTCCGAGCTGTTCCCCCGTCCTGCGCTTCTTCGGCATGGCCCCATTATATCACACAATCCAAAACAGTATCGCACACGATACGGGGCATCCCTGTTGCGGGGGCTGACATAGCCCGTCACGTCGTGAGACAGAAGCCCGTGTATCGAGGTGAAGCATCAGCGCCTCTCCCGTCGAATGAGAGGTGGCCGATTCAGATCTGGGAATATCGGTGGGCGACATTCGAGGGGGGATGGAAGGGCTGACTGCTCGCGGCCCGATTCGAGCGTTGCCGGCCCTCAAAAAAGCCGCAACGTTTCGTGGGGTAATGTCCTCCATCGGATTGGTCCGGTGAGGAAATGACCTCGCCTTTTTCACGCTTCCGATGGGGAGTGGATTTGCATGCTGTTCCGCTTTGGTTGGATTACTCGCCGGTGGGAGATTTGCCCGCGACCTGCAGGCGCACGAGAGCGCGCTGGAGTCGGGCCTGAGCCCGGAGAAACTCGATTTCGCTCGCGCTGCGGCGCATGTCCTGAAGCGCTCGTTCGCGGGCGCGTCGCGCTCGCTCGACATCAATTTCCTCGGGTCGCTCGGCAGCGTCGGCCAGCACCGTCACGCGATCGGGGCGGACCTCGACGTAGCCTCCACGCACGGCCAGCAGATGACGTTCGCCGCCTTTGCGATAACTGAGCACGCCCGGTTG
This region includes:
- the prfB gene encoding peptide chain release factor 2 (programmed frameshift) → MIEEFRTQYEALTARLNELGGFFDIAAKREHLTRLEAVIAQPDFWADPARAQQVLRTRRRLESEIETIERFERQLGDVEVLLELAEEDEAFLRELQESLARLTREVEELELKTLLSGPHDAGNAIVTITAGAGGTDAQDWAEMLLRLYLRWAEKHGYRTELLDLQPGQEAGIKSATFRVEGDYAYGYLSAESGVHRLVRLSPFNIGHSRETSFASVFVYPEIEDDVVVEIDEKDLRIETFRSSGAGGQHVNKTESAVRITHLPTGIVVSCQNQRSQHQNREMAMKILRARLYELERQKRQQERQQLEQNKREISFGSQIRSYVLHPYKLVKDLRTRYETSDVERVLDGEIDDFIRQYLLLQRASQAEAVPELAPTNSG
- the coaD gene encoding pantetheine-phosphate adenylyltransferase, with amino-acid sequence MRRAIYPGTFDPLTNGHLDLIHRALKLFDEVIVAILRNPAKTPLFTVDERVEIIRQVLNPLPIRVETFEGLLVHYARQVGATAIIRGIRAISDYEYEFQMALMNRRLDPTIETIFMMPAEPYTFVSSRLVKEVCALGGDIKGLVPPLVEERMRRKFSSLRAELV
- a CDS encoding pyridoxal phosphate-dependent aminotransferase, yielding MNEGMTSVSTTRRDRTRSGFPAAQRVALMEASSTMAVMQAAERLRAAGQEVIDLGAGEPDFPTPENIKEAARRALEENFTKYTPAAGTTELRQAIAEFFNRTYGADYTPANVIVTAGGKQILFNAIVTLIEPGDDVLIPSPYWVTFPQTVLFAGGRPVFIPTETNDFRLTAEMVEQAITPATKLLILNSPNNPTGRVIPLPEFRRIVETAVARGLFVISDECYREFVYPPVTPSSAALLPEEVRRRVLIAGSFSKTYAMTGWRIGYGLASEAWVREMIKVQSHSTSNPSSLAQKAALEALTGPQDSVARMLEEYHRRRDFLIPALNEIPGISCSLPEGAFYAFPDVSRLMARRGLTSSDELVRRLLDDCHIALTAGSAFGMEGYVRISYAASLAQLERAVERLRAFAEK
- a CDS encoding nuclear transport factor 2 family protein yields the protein MGAILRSENAAPDHGPGRWVRSVAILIFLNTLAAAPGWTVAAWQIPVQRPRPSRPASAASAKNALEAIRRVLDEQVAAWNRGDLDGFMRGYWKSDHLTFFSDGTVFRGWQATRERYRRTYQSEGKEMGQLEFSDLQIEQLGPRAASVTGRFRLRRSTGESRGLFTLIFRQTEEGWKIVHDHTSTAP
- a CDS encoding F0F1 ATP synthase subunit epsilon, with product MAKQITLEVVTPERLVLSEVVDEVAVPGLGGELGILPEHTFLLSLLQPGVLSYRKGGERHLLAVRGGYVEVRPDRVTVLADAAERPEEIDVERARRARERALQDMRRSASEIEFLRAQARLQRALVRLQVAGKSPTGE